Proteins from one Thermobifida alba genomic window:
- a CDS encoding ArsA family ATPase: MSTGRPPVLDVDALLDDPATRIVVCCGSGGVGKTTTAAALALRAAERGRHTVVITVDPARRLAQSLGLTELDNTPRPVAGVADGGGSLHAMMLDMKRTFDETVVANADPERAAQILDNPFYQSLSSSFSGTQEYMAMEKLGQLRRSEEWDLIVVDTPPSRSALDFLDAPKRLGRFLDGRLVRFLGAPARNGAFRLLGAGVGLVTGVITKILGTQLLRDVQSFVGMFDAVFGGFQERADQTYRVLQAEGTAFVVVAVPEHDALREASYFVDRLRAERMPLAGLVLNRTQRVLAPELSAERGAAAAEALEASGEHPLAAAALRLHAERVRLRDRERRLWERFTAAHPEVGVVEVPALAEDVHDLDALREIGRVLGDPGPVS, translated from the coding sequence GTGAGTACCGGGCGCCCTCCCGTCCTCGACGTGGACGCGCTGCTGGACGATCCCGCCACCAGGATCGTGGTGTGCTGCGGTTCCGGCGGCGTCGGCAAGACCACGACCGCCGCGGCACTGGCGCTGCGCGCCGCCGAACGCGGTCGGCACACCGTGGTGATCACCGTGGATCCGGCCCGCCGTCTCGCCCAGTCGCTGGGGTTGACCGAACTGGACAACACTCCGCGCCCGGTCGCGGGTGTCGCGGACGGCGGCGGGTCGCTGCACGCCATGATGCTCGACATGAAGCGCACCTTCGACGAGACCGTGGTGGCGAACGCGGATCCCGAACGGGCGGCGCAGATCCTGGACAACCCCTTCTACCAGTCCCTGTCCTCCAGCTTCTCGGGCACGCAGGAGTACATGGCGATGGAGAAGCTGGGGCAGTTGCGGCGGTCCGAGGAGTGGGACCTGATCGTCGTGGACACCCCGCCGAGCCGTTCCGCGCTGGACTTCCTGGACGCGCCGAAGCGGCTCGGCAGGTTCCTGGACGGGCGGCTGGTCAGGTTTCTGGGCGCCCCGGCCCGCAACGGCGCGTTCCGGCTGCTCGGTGCGGGGGTCGGCCTGGTCACCGGAGTGATCACCAAGATTCTGGGCACGCAGCTGCTCCGGGACGTGCAGTCCTTCGTGGGGATGTTCGACGCGGTCTTCGGGGGGTTCCAGGAGCGGGCCGACCAGACCTACCGGGTCCTCCAGGCGGAGGGCACCGCGTTCGTCGTGGTGGCCGTGCCGGAGCACGACGCGCTGCGGGAGGCCTCCTATTTCGTGGACCGGCTCCGTGCGGAGCGGATGCCGCTGGCCGGCCTGGTCCTCAACCGCACCCAGCGTGTCCTCGCCCCGGAGCTGTCGGCCGAGCGGGGGGCTGCGGCCGCGGAGGCGTTGGAGGCGTCCGGTGAGCACCCGCTGGCCGCCGCGGCGCTGCGGCTGCACGCCGAGCGGGTCCGGCTGCGGGATCGGGAGCGGCGGCTGTGGGAACGGTTCACGGCGGCGCATCCCGAGGTCGGGGTGGTGGAGGTCCCGGCCCTCGCGGAGGACGTCCACGACCTGGATGCCCTCCGCGAGATCGGTCGGGTCCTCGGCGATCCCGGTCCCGTGTCCTGA
- a CDS encoding WhiB family transcriptional regulator has translation MWSTDWASRAACREIDPDSLFVQGAAQNRAKLICRGCPVRTECLADALDNRIEFGVWGGMTERERRALLRRRPEVTSWRALLEDARQRYQQAGTTRDELVTG, from the coding sequence ATGTGGAGCACAGACTGGGCCTCGCGGGCCGCGTGTCGGGAGATCGACCCCGATTCGCTGTTCGTGCAGGGAGCTGCCCAGAACCGAGCCAAACTCATCTGCCGGGGATGTCCTGTTCGTACGGAATGCCTGGCCGATGCGTTGGACAACCGGATTGAGTTCGGGGTCTGGGGAGGGATGACCGAACGCGAACGGAGGGCACTGCTGCGGCGCCGCCCCGAGGTGACCTCGTGGCGGGCGCTGCTGGAGGACGCGCGGCAGCGCTACCAGCAGGCCGGGACCACCAGGGACGAGCTCGTCACCGGTTGA